From a region of the Lactuca sativa cultivar Salinas chromosome 4, Lsat_Salinas_v11, whole genome shotgun sequence genome:
- the LOC111891813 gene encoding senescence-associated carboxylesterase 101, producing the protein MKDQKMFSSEVELGKFLGSTDVIQDAYRAISQTSSTHHLHPTRSGFNVLAFNSLSDYSILIINSALDLVTPENHKDLHFLSTKVNPECSINKAAIELFEQHFDELLELLKQHKDSPLVVTGHGLGGYLAILFALLHQHAVDVEESKGLKTAKRPICITFGAPLLGDETLRRAICERPQWSSCFLNVVANTDTLASVFSSKTLYKPFGTFLFCTESGGHTAFEDQETILAVLDDIASSNGGNYQTHDYTNELGLIRRKILYRGPSEFGGFNLTPLTAGIMLQFQEIGLLKDDSQDLIAKTKEKRAKMIKTKRMVNAYEPTKKLNEMKISLTYMEWYMKGQRSRGGYYDSFKNAETKTIEDIRSQQEIIRNQRILSQYWKKTIEEKELMPQKEGAKLRKRWLYGGTNYRRIVEPLDIADYYKKGNTNYIESRPNHYVLLERWSEDDKKDQKPSDKTKAASLTEDSCFWAHVEEALISLRDLKNGGLDDITTSLKTSSLKRFEEDILCAIKAFSLSPEVFVPGSSLMKWWIDYKVFKGIGYHSEFAEYMNNERYTEYQ; encoded by the exons ATGAAAGACCAAAAGAT GTTCAGCAGTGAAGTCGAACTGGGCAAGTTTCTTGGCAGCACAGATGTCATTCAAGATGCTTATCGAGCAATTTCCCAAACTTCTTCCACTCATCATCTTCACCCAACTCGTTCTGGATTCAATGTTTTGGCTTTCAACTCTTTGTCTGATTATTCAATTCTAATTATTAATAGTGCGTTGGATCTGGTTACACCAGAAAACCACAAAGACTTGCACTTTCTATCCACAAAAGTCAACCCCGAGTGCTCCATTAACAAAGCTGCTATTGAGCTTTTTGAGCAACATTTTGACGAGCTTTTGGAGCTCCTAAAACAG CATAAAGACAGTCCATTGGTCGTCACTGGACATGGTCTTGGGGGATACCTCGCCATTCTTTTTGCGCTACTTCACCAACATGCTGTAGATGTGGAAGAATCTAAAGGTTTAAAAACTGCCAAACGCCCTATTTGCATAACTTTCGGTGCTCCCCTTCTTGGTGATGAAACTCTCCGACGTGCTATCTGTGAACGCCCACAATGGAGTTCATGTTTCCTAAACGTGGTTGCAAATACGGATACTCTTGCTAGTGTTTTCTCATCGAAGACTTTATACAAACCTTTCGGTACTTTCCTGTTTTGCACAGAATCCGGTGGGCACACCGCTTTTGAAGATCAAGAGACAATCCTGGCAGTTCTTGATGACATTGCGTCATCAAATGGTGGAAACTACCAAACACATGATTATACCAACGAATTGGGTTTGATCAGAAGGAAGATTTTGTATCGCGGACCTTCTGAATTCGGTGGATTCAACTTGACTCCGTTAACAGCGGGGATCATGTTGCAATTTCAGGAAATTGGTCTGTTAAAAGATGATTCACAAGATCTGATTGCCAAAACTAAAGAGAAACGTGCGAAGATGATCAAAACCAAGAGGATGGTTAATGCATACGAGCCAACAAAGAAGCTAAACGAAATGAAGATAAGTTTGACATACATGGAATGGTATATGAAGGGCCAAAGATCAAGAGGGGGTTATTATGATAGTTTCAAGAATGCCGAAACCAAAACCATAGAAGATATCCGAAGCCAACAAGAAATCATCAGAAATCAACGTATCTTGAGTCAATATTGGAAGAAGACTATTGAAGAAAAGGAGCTAATGCCACAAAAAGAAGGTGCCAAGTTGCGTAAACGTTGGCTCTATGGTGGAACTAACTACAGAAGGATTGTTGAGCCACTAGACATAGCCGATTACTACAAAAAGGGCAACACGAACTACATAGAGAGTAGACCAAACCACTATGTGTTATTAGAGAGGTGGTCGGAGGATGACAAGAAGGATCAAAAGCCAAGCGATAAAACAAAGGCTGCTAGTCTTACTGAGGATTCTTGCTTCTGGGCACATGTAGAGGAGGCATTGATTTCACTAAGAGACTTGAAGAATGGGGGCTTGGACGATATTACAACCAGCCTCAAAACAAGCAGCCTCAAGAGGTTTGAGGAAGATATTTTATGTGCAATCAAAGCTTTCTCTTTGTCACCAGAAGTTTTCGTGCCAGGAAGCAGTTTGATGAAGTGGTGGATTGATTATAAGGTCTTTAAAGGAATTGGGTATCATTCTGAGTTTGCTGAATACATGAACAATGAGAGATACACCGAGTACCAATAG